The window TGTCCAGTCTTGAAGAACTATATGCAGGCAGCTTTATGGAATGGGAATCCTCTGTATACTATGATAGTGATAGTAGTGTTGAATTTGAGGAAGATTATTGTGGTATTGGAGGCAAAGTCAACGCGAGCCTCGATGAATTAGAATCTCTGCCTTTAACATCACTACAAATTTCTGTACCGGAACCATCCGTTTTGCCTACAGAGTCTGTCTTGAAAAATCTAGCTAGATTTAGAATTGTTATAAAGATCAATCTTTTTGCAGAGGGAAGAACACTAGGTAGTATGGATTCAGAGAATGGGTTGAGACTTGAAGGGGATGCGAGCGCGATTAAAAGGAGTGGGATATGTGTACTGCTGAAGAAAACTGAAGATCTGATATTGTACAGTGTGAGGAATTTGAAGAGTGTGTGGCATGAGTTAGAAAATGATGGTTTTCCACAGTTGAAGTGGATATCAATAGAGGAATGTCGGACATTACAACACTTGGTGAACATAAGCCACATCTCAAGTAGTTCACAGCTCCCATGTTTTAGTAACCTAAGAGACATAACAATAGCATCATGTGACAATTTGAACTACTTGTTTCCAGTGTCCATGGCTAGAAGATTGAGTCAACTCCGCAGGATATATGTATATGGCTGCCAAAGAATGGATGGATTGTTTTACGGGAAGGAAGAGGATGATGAGGTTGAGTTTCCTAATCTAATCAAATTGGAATTAAAAAGTCTGCCCGAACTCAAAGGTTTGTTGGTAGACATGGATAATGCAGCCACCAACTCATCCGTTATTCCTGGCAAGGTACATTTCTACCGAGAAATTCTACTAAACTCCTAGAGTAATACactcaatcaattaaaaagaggGATATACACTCTCCCCATCCAGGAGTATTGTAGAATTTCTACTTACCTACCAAGTATTTCATGTTCTCTTTATTAATTATTCATATTTGTACATTATATAAagggttaaggtacaaaaatacccttaacgttgacagtggagagcaattttacccctgacgTCTAAaaaggtgcaattttacccttaacgttggcaacaaacaacaattttacccccacgttgataagttgggtcaacttgagaaataatttatcaaattgtgtCTTTACAGTCATAAATCGTGTCATTTCCACTGTACGCGTACTCTAGTTTATCACTCACCATTAATAGATCACAAAGATATGTATACAcagtgaaaaaaattaaaaaattataatgtgTGCTGTATGAGTTGGATAGAAAAAATCCATATATTttgtcgaatttaaaaatattgatctttaattttattatgaaaCTACAAAAACGAAAAAGATTAGAACCAATTAATACGCAACTGATGTAGAATACGGGAACAAAATGTCTGCCTGgtttaataatgtttgaaattgacccaatttgccgatgtttggggtaaaattgcacaattttagatgttaggtgtaaattgctcttgacggtcaatgttagaggtatttttgcaccttatcccttatataaattaattatctatATGATCTTATTGCACATAAAAGGGGTCATTATGTTACTAaagtgcaaagttcagggaaTTTAAAGTCCGGTTTTGAAGTTTAGGGATTATAAAGAAGGTAAGGGAAAAGTTGAGGGACCATGGATATAATTTACCCCCACAAAAGTTAAACCGTCACTGTTTTTGCTGATATCAAATTTTCAATGTATACCAAATGgttttatcattttaaaattttagttttatatgattttaattttataattcaattCTTAGTTGTTTTATGTATACTGGagtgttcacatggaccttaatgaccatcTAGTATTTGTTTTCACATatagatctagacttattaaattCTAAAGCTTAGTATTTGCTCTTTATACCTGATCATTTATACTTTACATTAATAATTAAAAGGGTCAACACAGATTAAATTGAAGTGTTATGATgattttttgggtaaattacattcattgTCCTTGAACTATAGGGCTATTGACAACATAGCCCCTGAGCTTTATTTCTTGACATAAAAATCTCGTAACTTTGCATTATCATAGCATTGAAGTCCCAGTCGTCGAAAATCCATTAAAAACTTCGAACCctctttttatgttttgttaTTATATGTGAATTTCCAACAGATGTCTATATCATTTCTGTCACGTTGGATACGACTCTCAAATCTGCAAGAGCTTGTGATGGAACGTTGCCATTTGGTAAATGTGGCATTTTCGATCTTTGTTGTTGAGCAATTAGTTCAgcttaaaactttaaaaattAGATATTGCAAGCAGATGGAATATATTATTGGAGGCGAAGATGTAGAAAAACATACAAGAACAAGTAGATTGGTGTTTCCAATGTTAATATCTATCAACATTAGTGATCTACCAGAACTGGCAAGTTTTTGTCAAGACAGTAACTTTTTCTGGGATTGGAACTCATTGAAGGAAATACAGATAGATAAATGTCCCAAGATGAAGACATTAGTTGCACAAACTCAAATCATCCCTTCAACATCAAATCAAACTGTTGCTTCCATCAAAGAGGTATTAGCCTTTTGCATTTTGACTTTTAGGTGAGGGGCCTTAAAGAAAGGCCCAAGTTGAGATTCCATGGGTGTATTTTAACCCTTACATGTTGGGTTAATTACACATGTGGTCCTCCAAGTAGGGCTTGAAATgggccgagccgctcatgagcggcttggTGTttggctcgatttataaacgatCGAGCTTGAGCACGGCGAAGCTCGGATCGAAAGCTCGTGAACACGCtcgattataggttcatgaacaagctcacAAGCTAGCTTggttataatgttcatgaacacgCACAAGCTtggtttaattatatttttaataataatatttttattaagggTGAAATGTAAAACAACTTAGTATTATGTaaactttagttttgtagatttcaaaactatttagttttgtgttaatgaaatttcaaatcaatataattaatgagttgatAATGAGCGAAGTTCATGAACTGAATTAACGAGTTTAACGAGCTGCTCGCGAGCAAAGCTCGGTAACAAGCTCGTGAACAGCTTGTTAACAAGCTCGCGCACAGCTCGTGAGCAGAATGTTGATCGAGCTCGTGCTGGTCAATTTTCTGAAGAGCCGAGCATGAGCAGGTCAAAGCTCAGCTCGACTCGACTCGATTACAACCCTACCTCCAAGTATAAAGAATGGGAACACCAATGCCATAAAACTTAATTTCTtaacataaaaatcatcaaatattaaaaaaacaacCTAGTTTGGCCTTTCTAAAAACAAAATGGAAGGTGTCTAAAagcaaaatattaaaaaaacaacCTAATTTGGCCTTTCTTGGTTCTCTTGATATGAGAAATCAAAAGGGAGGGGATGAATGCAACTGACTCGGTTGAGTGTTGGTgacatgtatttttttattattttttaatccatGTAAAAGGACTACAGGATAAATCAAATGTAAagttggatgattttaatgttaagAAATTAAATTTGGTAGCATTAGTATTCCATTCCTGATACTTGAAGGACTGGGAGTGTAGTTATCCATATTTGATAGCTCATTTCAAATAGCatgatttttttgttgttgttgacaCATGTTTTTGCATCTTATATTACTTATTGTGATAGGTAATACCAAATGAATCTCAAACACGGACTGAGTCTTCGTCTTCCCATAGCTCAAGGAATTGGCATGTAGAGTTggtttctattttattttggtCATCTTGGATACGACTTTCAAATCTGCAAAAGCTTGTATTGGGGGGTTGCAATTCGCTGAAAGTGATATTCTCAATCTCTGTTGCTGAGCAGCTACTGCACCTTCGAACTTTAACTATACAAGTATGTAAGGAAGTGGAATATATTGTTGCAACTCTTCCaggacaagaagaagaagaagaaaaacatacAAGAACAAGTAAATTAGTCTTCCCAATGTTAACATCTATACACATTTTTAATCTACCTCAGTTGGTGACTTTCTCTGCTGACGCTCGTGTTTCCTTGGATGGGCATTCATTGAAAGAAATACAAGTACATTACTGTCCTAAAATGAAGACATTAATAGCACTCAATCAAAGCACTTCAACATTAGATCAAAGTCTTCTTTCCATCAATGAGGTTTGCGTTCTGattttgaataatttttatAGTTCAGGTTCCGTTTACTTGGCCTAAAAAACCATTTCGCCTGAATTTACTCAAAGTTACACCTATTGACCCTCTAAACTTACTTAAGTTAATTTccttaaagtgatctattggCCCTGAACTTATTTGAAGTGATGTGATACGCACTTTAACTTGCTCAAATCACCTCTTACTCTGCCACGTAGCTTTAATCATGTCATCTTAAACAAGTTCAGAGGACTAACGAGACATCTTTAATGTTCAGGGGTCAATCGGGTTTTTGGCCCCCCTGAACTTGGACTAAAAAACTGATTGACCCTCTGAAGTTTAAGGATGTAGCATTAGCCGATTCAGGGGCTCAAAAAACTGATTGACCTCCTCCATGATTAACTCCCTATTTGTGGGGCAGAGTAAGAGGTGATCTGGTCAACTTAAAGCGCGTATCACTTTAGCTAAGTTTAGAGGGCTAATAATTcaatttaagcaagttcaataAGTAAGTTCAGGGAACAATGATGTATCCATAGATAAAGATGAGTTTTTCCCTCTGTATGTATCTTTGTTTTTATATCATTATATCTTGAAGTGAATAAAGATATTCCTGGAGTAAAATTGTAGAAAATATTTATCGTCTAGGCAGTTATGATAGTATTTTGTACCTGAATCGGTGGCTCACTTTTTCTAAAATAATAGGGAAGAGGACCGAAACATGTCATTGAAAGATCTAGTATGTACCATACCTGGACAATAGTTGGAGTCAACGACTCTCATAGGGCTCTGTAGTGGAAGAACCAAAAACTCAGAGGGTCAGTGGACCAAAATTGAGTGagaaaacatatatttttttgggaTTAATAATCAGTGACGGAGAAATCTATCGTAGTTCGATCTGTACTGCCAAATTTGTCATAAATTCTGTAAATAACAAGATTAGGGACGAGATTTTATATTAGCGACATAATTTTTGtgataaatccaattttttgtTACTTTTCCCTGGAATTGGGGGGGTTGACGGAATAATTAACCTaccatttttacaattttaatgcAGATGCTATTCAAGATTGCGCCAGAATCTAAAGGATCTCCATCTCTATCTGTAGAAGAAGTGGATGTTCAAGACTGTGTGAATTTGTCTAATCTTTTCTCCTCGGATGTGGCCAAACTTCTGGGGAAACTACAACGTTTAAAAGTAACAACATGTGAGAAGATTGAAGAGGTTATTTCAAAAGGAAATGAAGAAGCAGTTGACAAAATTGCATTTCCTCAGTTAAAGTCAATGGAACTAAAGGGTTTACAAAACCTTCGGAGTTTCTACAATGGGATTCATCCGGTTGAATTGTCGTTTTTGAAAGATTTACAATTTGATGAATCCAATTTTCAACTGAAGATTTTCTTGTTCGAATGCTCGCTGAATGTAAAGGAAATGTGCATAAATGGAACCGATTATTCAAAAATGGGAAATCATTTCACCAATGATACCATAAAAGAACAGGTACAATCAGCTAACCTTTTATTCAACATTTTacttagttcaatttaatacaTAATTACACATAAACTTCCCACTTTTTCCTGGGAACTTATATTTGGATCTATATCACACCTACATTTGTCAAATTTGGACATCTGACACTCTTATTTGCTGATTTGGTAGACTTCATATTAAGTCGGCATGGCACCGTCAAGTCAAACTTCCCTTTAAACATGTTTCATGCCATGTCAGTAAATAATGGTGTTCAAATTGACAAGTTTAGATGTGTTACAACTTACAAGTCCAAGATAAGTTCGGAGTGCCAAATGGTAAAAAGTGACAAATTTAGATGTGCAATTATATATCAAGCCATTTAATTTTCTCTCATAAGAagaaaccatatatatatatgttagcgATTCATCCTTTAAACACCCAAAACTTAGTTTTAAGCCCCTAAACTACACAAGTTTGTGCAATTGAACCCACattttttaattctattaaacTCTTGATCTTTATAGTTGAAACTTATTGAACTTTTTCTAATCCAAACAATTTGTGGAAGTGAACCACGGAAGACATGTGATGGAGTTGAAAAAAATAGGCTCAATAGATTCCGATTATAAAGTTCAAGGGCTCAATAATCCCGACCCTTCAAGATTAAGGACTTGACAAAAAATATTTAAGTTTTGAGGGTGTAACGAACGAGTCCTGGGTGGGTGGATTTTGGGTAGAAGGCCTGCTAAACGAACGACCTTAAGGATAGTGATGGTATAGGAATGAACTTACTCCCACGttggaaatggagagagagttaGTGGGGTATATTAGTAAGATGTGTTTCTAATACATGCAGACATGTTTTAAATGGAGGGAATGAGACTTGGgtcagagcggacaatatctaagTGACGCATTTTACTGGTTGTTATAGTTCTTTCTTACTTCCACCGCTATCCCTTAGAGCCGCTTCTTGCTCAGGCCTTTTACCCGGTGCCACCTACTCTGGACCGGCTCGTTACAATAACAAATTTATGAAATTCAGTCTTAAAAGTATGTTTCTTTTTTGAAGATGTTGAACAAAGTAAGCATATGCTGCGTTGAGCATTTCCTGATTATGTGTCAACTGCCACATGAAGACTCAAGTAGTATTCGAGATTTACTCTTTACGAAGTGTGAGAAATTGTTGGATGTCATTCCTTGGAATTTGATTACAAGTCTTCAAAAGTTAGAAAAGCTTGTTGTGAAGAAATGTGATTCGGTAGAGAAAATATTCGAGTATGAAAGAGTAAATACTGAAGATCAAACAAGTATTACAATATTCTCTCATCTTGAAGAAATTACTCTGGAAGATCTGAAAAATCTCAAGCATATATTCAACAAGATTCCAAAAAGAATTCTGGGGTTTCAAAAGTTAGAAAAACTCGTCGTGAAGAGATGTGCTTCAGTACTTGAGCTATTCGAgttcgaagaagaagaaagtgtcaCAACATTTTCTCATCTCGACACTATTATTCTGGAATATCTGGAAAATCTCAAGCATATATTCACTAAAATTCCGGACAACATCGTTGGGTTCCAAAAGCTAAGGAAGTTACATGTTGAAAATTGCAACAACTTGAGAAACATATTCTCAGTATGGTCGGTAAAGGGTCTTGTACAGCTCCAACAACTAGAGGTAGCGTTTTGTACGAGGTTGGAGGAAATAGTTGCAAAacaggaaaaagaagaagaagaagctattgtGTTCCCAAAACTGAGGAGTATTAATGTTTTATCTTGTCCTAAACTTGAATGTTTTTACAGTGGAAAACGTGCCATTGAATTGCCAGTACTGAAAAGCTTGAGCATTTTCAGCTGTGATGCTATTCAGACTTTCTCAAATGGATTATTGAGCACTCCAAATCTGCATAAAATAGCAATTGATTTTATGAATCATCCTTGTAATGGAGACCTTAATGCAGCCTTATCAAGCAAGTAGAAGAAGGTACACTCTATTACTTAACATGGTTTGTTCTCATTTCATTTGCGTCTGAAATGGTATCTTTTACAACTCGAAataaggtttttacagtttctcTATAAAAATTCAAATGTAGATGAAGTGGATAATGCTCTATTAACCAAGTTCTATGTTCAAAGCTCATTTTTCAGAAGCTTAATGTGTTAATTTGAAAGATGAAGGGCTCAATCCACCAAAATAAGAATGATTAGAGGCCTCTAGATGTTTTTTACCAAAATTCTAACATACTTTTGGGTGCATGTGCTTCCATCCAACAAGATCTCCCATTGGATGGGAGCATATTGTCACGGACACAGTCTTTCACTACCCCTGTCAACTGTGTACTGCCGGATGAAATCATGCGGGATGTGACAATATGCTCTGGGAGTACATTAGTCAGGTTTTGCACAACTAATGCACCATAGTTGGTACAAAAGTATGAATATATACCATCTTATGACGATCAATAATTTATCACCTACAATCAAAGAATTAGGATGTAAGAAATTATTTACCTATAAAAACGCACGTTACATGTACATTTCATTGGACAAAATATTTATATTGGTTTCAAAAGATTTGATGTTAAGCAGTTAACTAAACTTACCAAAAGAGCTTACAGCTACAATTAAAACCTCAAAGTTAACTGATGTCTATAATTTGTGGCTTTTTAGGGGGCTGGATTTATAAGGACTCTCTATTATGGAAAAGCTTGTCTGAGAGATGTTTGTTAGAGGACAGATGCAATTATACTTGTGATGATCAGTTGACCATTTTAATGTGGTtgttatgcttttttttttttaaattaaataattattctattattaatttttttaatgaaagattgggacgcgattaagaggttagacatcccaactaggttggcacccctaacgCACTTAACCAATcctgaatattattaaaaaaaaaaaaagaaaattacaaaagggGAGAAAATTAAAGGAAACGAATATGAGCAACATTACAAAGGTCATCGAAAACATGAAATTGCAGTGGTCTACATTGTAGATTTGTTTCTATTCATAAATTCAGTTTCCTTCATGTGCCATTTGTTTATGATGCGTTTGAAGACTATGATAGTTATGTAAGGAGCGTTTTTCTATGCAGCTATTCTAGACAGAGTTAGCTATTTATATAGGCGCTTTTGTTTGCATCATTAGGAGACTTTTAAAATTTTGACCTTCAGACCATGCTGTAGTAATCTTACATTTGTAGCAACTTCTTGTGTGTAATTGACAATCATCATCTGCCATTAATGATAAGTGCACTAGTCGTATGCATTGATTTGAGTGTATAACATGTTATTTGTCTTGATAACCCTATCACGGATTTTCTGTtttcattatattttattttagatgTCTATATGATTAGTAATTTAGTGTTTCTTATTGTTCGGTGGGAGTGATTGACTGATAGTCTATTTCATTATGAAGAACTCATGTTTGTGTTTTCATATTACTATGTCTTCATATGCTTTGTGGAAAATGGGCTAGTCTTAGCTTCTTTTGCTTAGGCCTAGATTTCTATGACCTGGACAATGAAAACAAGACGTGAGCTCGAAACCTTCGATCTCTTGATaggtgggtaaattacatacgtggtgtataaTGTTTGCTCTCTTTCATAATTTGGTGTATaatcttcaattttgcacacaaagttgtacaaccttttggtaaCTTTCCACTAAAGTGTAAACCGGTCAACGCGTTACGTCAACAATTTGACCTCCATAAAAGTAAAAAGTTGACCAGTCAACgtgccacatcagcaattttgaCTTTTATGAAGATCAAATTGCTGACGTGTCGTGTTGACTTcgcattgaccggtcataattaccGACTGTAGTCACTGTATATTTTAGTGGAAGGTCATCAAAATGTTATACAGTTCTGTGTGTAAAATTGAAAGTTTTACatcaaaatgtgaaaaatgacaaagattgtACACCACCACATATGTAATCTATCCTAGTTCAACCTTTGAACCTTTTGAATAATCATATAATCATAGAACCTTTCTAACTTTGAGGATTCTATATTGATTGAAACCTACACTTCCTCCATCGAACTCCTGATTATATTGAGATCTAATCATAGTATCTTACATCAATTGTTGTTGCATGTCCTTCCTTCAATGCCTCTTTGTACTCAAAGTCTTAGTTGCAAAACACTCAACTCTTCCATTTTGACAATAACTACTTTGAAACCTTCACTGAAGGTAAGTTGGCAATCATGGTTTCAATTTGATAGTAGATACTCTTCTTTCTTGCATAGATTTATTTTTCCATCttaacatgattttttttttttttttaataaaagcgGTCTTGAATGTACATGCAAGATTTTTGGTGAGAGTAAATGGCCAATTGCGCATGATTGGGTTGTGATCATGGACTTGATTGCTTGCAAaatattggcttaatacatcatttgctccccGAACTTGTCAAAAAAGGTTGATTGACCtcatgaactttcaaagtgtctcgatagcctcgtgaacttgcataaaatgttcatttagccctctgaacttgcgtaaaatgtaatcaattaatcgtTCGGTtgcaaaaagtaagttaaatgcgggaTATGTATTGTACACGTCTTAgattgttattacataattcataaaatatattaaaaaggaagttcttAATTGCAAAACTATAAACTTTGTTTtccctaatattagaaccgtataTCCCGACCTTCATCGTTTTGCTCTTTTAAAGACGTATTCAAtacatctttcgcatttaatttactttattttgtgcaattgagtgattaattgattacattttacgcaagttcagggagctaattgAACATGCAAAATAACACGACAATCAGTTTTGACACACTTACTTGTAATTCAAAATGGATATTGACCATAAGATTCTAATAAACCTAGTTCTAAAAATGAATTTGTTTATTCAGGGTTCATGTAAATATTATTGATGAAGATCAAATAATAAGATGATAAGATGATAATCCGTTTTGAAGCACTTGCCTACCGTCCAAATGGGTATTCACAATTTATAAAAAGACAATCTTTTGATACGATCCATTTGATATATATAGAAACATGAGGGAAACATATTTAAAGCATGTTTGTAGTCTAATTAGTTTCAATGTGTCAACCAGAACTACTTATGGAAGGATTCTAAATTTGAGTTTATTTTGACGCATATGGATGATACGATGgaaagacttttttttttcttaatgttAAATGCAGTAGGAACGTGGTAGCTTATAAAAAAAGACTTTACACTAATATCAAATAAATAGTAAAGATTGTTTTTTCAGACTTGCTCTTTGCTTTATTACAatactagtttttggcccgtgcgatgcacggatttatcttaatatataaatattaataaaaatacaatctaataattacaattaatgacataaatgtgttatataaattaaatattattatttgattttcacatttactttaaataatatttttatagataaatataataataaaataaaaactaatatattatatattatattatattttttatcagtaaaaaaggaggaagtgacacctcagttccatcattactgttttatattatatatagatagatatgtaaagaattagagagattttagggattaatttaaattctgtagtactcttagatatatgggataaaataatctttttatagataaatatacataataaaattaaaattaatatattaaattttttatcactaaaaaaggaggaagtgacacctcagttccatcgttactgttttatattatatagatatatagatgtgtagagaattagagagattttagggattaatttaaattctgtagaactcttagatatagtacggataaaataatctttttatagataaatatatataataaaattaaaattaatatattaaattttttatcactaaaaaatgaggaagtgacacctcagttccatcgttactgttttatattatatatagatgtgtagagaattagagagattttagggattaatttaaattctgtagaactcttagatatagtacggatacaataatctttttatagataaatatatataataaaattaaaattaatatattaaattttttatcactaaaaaaggaggaagtgacacctcagtttcATCgtcactgttttatattatatatagattgaaTTTCTTTATTTCTGATTCCTTTTCTTATTTACATACAAATTCTTTCAATTGAATAACACTAAAGACACgctcataaaaaaaaagttcataAATAACGAATGTCAACCAAATGCACGACCATGCAATACAAGATTGTTGGGCTTTTGGAGATTAAGAGATAGGCTCAACTGCAACGATGGGTccaactgcagcgatccaactCCGTGGGCGATTAAGGTTTCTTgaggagtataaatgtaacctctttctctgtaatccgtatctctttcattatagtgaaatatcctggTTTGGTAGTGCCCCtagacgtagtcattcatattgagtggcgaactgggtaaacaattctttTGTGTTTGCTTGTTTTTTGTTTATCTTAATTTCATTTATTCCTAACAAAGATGTAGTATAACAATGGAACGCTTTTACGATGATATTAAGATAAAAGGAAAGTTTAAAGGAAGCTATCAATTTTGGGTTATTAATACAGAGAGATGTGAACTCCATTAATTCATCCTAgcatggaaaaaaaaaatacttcaatCATCCAATATATTATGACTAGAACTAGACCAACCCGTTACTTATATATACACTTGCAACATGCTTAGTTCTTGTCCGATACAATTTTGCAAACAATATAACGGCACTGTCCCGCCTATTACTTTGCTTAATATGTCGTTTGCAACGGTTGTAGTTCATGCACGTGACAAATAGTCAAGCAGTCAATCTAATATGACCGGCCAATTTGTATTTGTATTAGTTTGATTAACGAACCGTTACAAATTCTTGGAATGCTTAAATTTTGTAATAGGGCTTCAAAATAAACCGATATAAATATACAGAAAGATCAAATAATATCGAAAGCTAATGTTGCAAGCAACTAATTTTACAACTATGTTATTTGATTATATATACAATAATGCATAAACTAATCCAACAGATAGAACATTTCAAacgaaaaaaataattttattagttttttcgCGGATAAGGAAAGATGACACAGCTGACAATAATCATACAAAATAGAAAACTTATAGCAAATATGTACTTAATGAATTTTTGTTTAATACAAAAACACCATTCTTGCGTAAATTAATTCATGTAATGTAAAATGTCAAATATTAGTAGATTTTagacccgtttgttttacctactgtttgctgttggaaaaaccTGATTTTCCAAATACTTAAAACTCATTTTGAAGTGGAAAGACAAACAGtagcatgaaaatgagcaatcAAACACCTAATTCTTATAAGTAAGAAAATGCTTAATACATCGTTTTTCTTTTGAGCTTGTTCAAAAAAATTGATTGACCTCCTGAAATTTCAAAGTATCTCGATAGTCCTatcaatttgtataaaatattcaattaatcATCTAAACTTGCGTCAAATGTAATCAATTTATTATTCCATTATAAAAAAGTAAGCTGCATGTAAAAATGAGTTATACGCATCTTAAAATGTCATTACATAATTTATAGAATAGATTAAAAAAGTTCTtattgctcaactataaaacttgttttctctaatattagaaccgcatgCCCTATcgtcttacttttttttttaatgtgtgCAACACATTTTCCGCattgaattttcttttttttataattgaatgattaattgattatattttacgtaagtttaggaagctaattgaaatattttaaaagttgaAGGGCCAACCGTTGGACAAGTTCatagcaaatgatgtattagaaaaaaaaa of the Euphorbia lathyris chromosome 7, ddEupLath1.1, whole genome shotgun sequence genome contains:
- the LOC136234957 gene encoding uncharacterized protein isoform X8, whose amino-acid sequence is MPSPLPVFSSIVCPLQSLTVLVIDMEFLTAIVSSIAGEIAKYTVAPIGRQIGYLIFYDRNINNLKTKLQKLHDKKTGVDLQVNHAERNLYDPPPEVKTWQHQVVTVHVEATKFLEDEEIERKKRCFSGPCRNPKSLHSLSRKATKMSQDVVALLEDAEKFQFSEFACPRPPPALGSTFHTEGIKDFGSRVSLMKDVLKALMDDNLSMISICGLGGVGKTTMVKEIVKVVETQKLFDEVAMPVVSQNPNLKKIQGDIASCLGLELKDDTEKGRALKLHERIANNEKRILLILDDVWNEIDFEEIGIPAADESKIKCKIVLTSRREDECNKMGSQKNFRIHALSNAEGWDLFKGIAFADDSVDNQDLHQMAKQIAAECDGLPIAIVTIAKALKKKRESVWFDALNQLQRSNLKGVSGMGKVYSRLELSYDLLERGEAKSCFLLCCLFPEDYDIRVEDLVRYGMGLRLLENIESIQQARHRVHALVDELKDSFLLLDSDKDDHDQYVKMHDVIRDMAISIASKEKSYIVSCNDEMKKWPETDRYEDCHAISLRCKQMKEHPSDLNCPKLELVRLQYQKGLKRLPDNFFKGMKELKVLDLDIPSLPDSLPVLEKLRTLYLSDMAEIGDVRNVEILTIRDECFPMIPKEVGSMGKLRLLDLRGMSRLRYIPRGVLSRLSSLEELYAGSFMEWESSVYYDSDSSVEFEEDYCGIGGKVNASLDELESLPLTSLQISVPEPSVLPTESVLKNLARFRIVIKINLFAEGRTLGSMDSENGLRLEGDASAIKRSGICVLLKKTEDLILYSVRNLKSVWHELENDGFPQLKWISIEECRTLQHLVNISHISSSSQLPCFSNLRDITIASCDNLNYLFPVSMARRLSQLRRIYVYGCQRMDGLFYGKEEDDEVEFPNLIKLELKSLPELKGLLVDMDNAATNSSVIPGKMSISFLSRWIRLSNLQELVMERCHLVNVAFSIFVVEQLVQLKTLKIRYCKQMEYIIGGEDVEKHTRTSRLVFPMLISINISDLPELASFCQDSNFFWDWNSLKEIQIDKCPKMKTLVAQTQIIPSTSNQTVASIKEVIPNESQTRTESSSSHSSRNWHVELVSILFWSSWIRLSNLQKLVLGGCNSLKVIFSISVAEQLLHLRTLTIQVCKEVEYIVATLPGQEEEEEKHTRTSKLVFPMLTSIHIFNLPQLVTFSADARVSLDGHSLKEIQVHYCPKMKTLIALNQSTSTLDQSLLSINEMLFKIAPESKGSPSLSVEEVDVQDCVNLSNLFSSDVAKLLGKLQRLKVTTCEKIEEVISKGNEEAVDKIAFPQLKSMELKGLQNLRSFYNGIHPVELSFLKDLQFDESNFQLKIFLFECSLNVKEMCINGTDYSKMGNHFTNDTIKEQMLNKVSICCVEHFLIMCQLPHEDSSSIRDLLFTKCEKLLDVIPWNLITSLQKLEKLVVKKCDSVEKIFEYERVNTEDQTSITIFSHLEEITLEDLKNLKHIFNKIPKRILGFQKLEKLVVKRCASVLELFEFEEEESVTTFSHLDTIILEYLENLKHIFTKIPDNIVGFQKLRKLHVENCNNLRNIFSVWSVKGLVQLQQLEVAFCTRLEEIVAKQEKEEEEAIVFPKLRSINVLSCPKLECFYSGKRAIELPVLKSLSIFSCDAIQTFSNGLLSTPNLHKIAIDFMNHPCNGDLNAALSSK